Proteins co-encoded in one Kribbella qitaiheensis genomic window:
- a CDS encoding RNAseH domain-containing protein — MIDDRLGQAMVKGDTVTLDRSAILVGIHIRQDTPRRQRNGYKPANSLVIRLTALHAEADLNQPWRVKSAGKPGQPWLSYREANAEYYTGPIGMAELSRTVDKREAVQAYVEQALQTAEFPSDRPVVLFVDAESCKGLWSGLNDTALGRGPLPGDSLNHPDLAVVRCASGQRVPQATHRGHGTPVADPHQPALPQMQIYGHSENGTGSWVLAQASKTYRGKSIGAKTGAKYTRWTLPTDQAKFHAEDWHGLTMIEITIARAGSWQPKVLVELTARLCHQAAAWDDRTKKPVPLHLAERSDLDHPHNHGENTSELNEP, encoded by the coding sequence GTGATCGACGACCGCCTGGGGCAGGCCATGGTGAAGGGTGACACGGTGACGCTGGATCGGTCGGCGATCCTGGTGGGGATCCATATCCGGCAGGACACGCCACGACGACAACGCAATGGCTACAAACCCGCCAACAGCCTCGTAATTCGTCTCACGGCGCTTCATGCCGAAGCAGACCTGAACCAGCCATGGCGAGTTAAGAGTGCGGGCAAGCCAGGCCAGCCGTGGTTGAGCTACCGCGAGGCTAACGCCGAGTACTACACCGGTCCCATCGGAATGGCGGAACTGTCCCGCACAGTCGACAAGCGCGAAGCCGTGCAGGCCTACGTTGAACAGGCGCTACAGACAGCCGAGTTTCCCAGTGACCGACCCGTGGTGCTGTTCGTTGACGCCGAATCCTGCAAAGGGCTCTGGTCCGGTCTCAACGACACAGCTCTCGGCCGCGGACCGCTGCCCGGCGACTCCCTTAACCACCCAGACCTTGCAGTGGTTCGCTGCGCCAGCGGACAGAGGGTTCCGCAAGCCACCCATCGCGGACACGGCACGCCGGTAGCCGACCCTCATCAACCGGCGCTGCCACAGATGCAGATATATGGACACAGCGAGAACGGAACAGGCAGTTGGGTCCTAGCGCAAGCGTCCAAGACCTACCGGGGCAAATCGATCGGAGCAAAAACCGGGGCCAAATACACCCGATGGACACTGCCGACCGATCAAGCGAAGTTCCACGCCGAAGACTGGCACGGGCTCACCATGATCGAGATCACGATCGCACGAGCAGGATCCTGGCAACCAAAAGTCCTTGTAGAACTCACAGCCAGGCTGTGCCATCAGGCGGCTGCCTGGGATGACCGGACCAAGAAGCCGGTGCCACTGCACCTCGCGGAACGCTCCGATCTCGACCACCCACACAACCACGGAGAGAACACATCCGAGCTGAACGAACCGTGA